One genomic segment of Gossypium arboreum isolate Shixiya-1 chromosome 3, ASM2569848v2, whole genome shotgun sequence includes these proteins:
- the LOC108475188 gene encoding uncharacterized protein LOC108475188 encodes MELTNKKTVLVLMCFRPVLAICVASAPITASSPVPPPISQSLTAASSDPQIKSLCAKTEYPDLRLTTIAPFFNGKTDIASVVEMLIKAGTEQTKQANATATKMAADPKYADDPKTISGLKGCYEMYDDALDNMQNAMDTIPVYDIGTIETMVSAAITDYGTYDDGFTQQPNPVPDGVSPMVDINENLQNIGSIILAITDLMH; translated from the coding sequence ATGGAACTTACAAACAAAAAAACGGTGCTTGTGTTAATGTGCTTCCGGCCTGTGTTAGCCATTTGCGTAGCTTCTGCTCCAATAACTGCCTCATCCCCAGTTCCCCCGCCTATATCACAGTCGCTGACGGCGGCTTCTTCTGATCCTCAGATCAAAAGCCTATGTGCGAAAACTGAATACCCTGATCTTCGCTTAACCACTATTGCACCTTTCTTCAATGGCAAAACAGACATCGCATCCGTTGTCGAAATGCTAATAAAAGCCGGCACTGAACAAACCAAACAGGCCAATGCCACCGCAACAAAAATGGCTGCCGACCCTAAATACGCCGACGATCCGAAGACAATCTCGGGACTTAAAGGTTGCTATGAAATGTATGATGATGCTTTGGATAATATGCAGAACGCCATGGACACCATTCCAGTTTACGACATTGGCACCATTGAAACCATGGTTAGTGCAGCCATTACAGATTATGGAACATATGACGATGGTTTTACACAGCAGCCGAATCCTGTTCCTGATGGAGTTTCTCCAATGGTGGATATCAATGAGAATCTTCAAAATATTGGTAGCATTATCCTTGCCATTACTGATTTAATGCACTGA